A segment of the Flavobacterium azooxidireducens genome:
ATGTTGGCGTTTTGTTTTCAGATGAAGGTGTTGCCAAATCTTACTTTTTTGATGAACTGTATTTCGATTCTGACTTAGAAAAATCAAACATCAAAACCGAGATAAAGGAAGTGATTGTGTTTACTAAGATTCCAAAGAACTCAATTAAAATTCCTGTTGCTGGCGGAAAAAGCTATTCGCCTGACTTTGCTTATGTTTTAAAATTCAAAGACGGTGAGCAAAAGCTAAACTTTATCGTGGAGACAAAAGATGTAAACAGCAAAGACGGACTACGGGACGAAGAAAAATTCAAGATTAAACACGCTGAAAAATTCTTTGACGGCAAAGTGAAAATTGAGTTTAGGACACAGTTTAGTAACAACAAAATAGTTGACTTAATTAAAGAAATTTCAGTGAATGAATAAGCCGACATCAATAAGTCAACGTGTTTTTTAAGCATAATCGACTGAAAGACAGGGCTATAGAAAAAAATCGAAGCAGTAACACGGGTTTGGTAAAAGTGGCGGTTCTTTGCCCCGAATACAAAAAATAAAATAGAATCAACTCTCGAAGAATTCAAAGAGAAAAATTATGGAAAGTTAGGAACTAAAGAACGTGATGAACTTGAATTAGGATATAAAAATTTCAAGATTGATGAATTGAATCGTATTTCTTCTTTGGAAATAGAAATATTTGAGGAATAATTCCTTAACAGCACAATTCCCTAGCCCGTATTGCAGCGGAAATCTTTGTGCAGTTGCGGTTTAGTTTTTTCTTAAAAGCGGGAAGCAACCAACGGAAGCTCTCCCGATTTTGTAGAAAAACAAACCGGAACAAACAAAATTGGAGCGGAAAGACGGAATAGCTTCTCATCTTGCAAAAAGTTTTTATACATTTGGTCGATGAATAAGCAAAAACCGGCGTTGTACCTGTATCTCATATCCAGTTTATTGGTGGTGATTGCCGTACTTTTCGATTTACAGGAATTAGAATTATTTGCGAAACCAATCGTAATTCCGGCGATTTATTTTTATTATTTACAACATCGATTTAAGCGAATAAATTGGTGGTTTTCCGTTTCGTTGTTAGCTTGTTTTGTGGGTGATATTTTGGTTTTACTCGATCCTGATTTTGATGTTTTATGGATAATTCTCTGCTTTTTTATTAGTTATTGCATTCTGATTAAATTCGGAATTGATGATTTAGTTCCGCAAAAACTTTCGCTTTCTAATATTGTTTTAGGAGTTTTGATTGTCATTTTCTTATTATTTGTCTTATTTTCTATCATCGATTTAATTGAACCGGAATCCACAGAACGTTACATTATCTTTTTGTTTTACGGATTTACATTGCTGATTCTCACGGTGCTTTCATTGATTAATTTCTTTTCAGAAGCTTCAAAAGCGGCATTGTATTTTTCGATTATGGCTTTGTGTATCGTGATTTCTGACGTATTTTATTCGTTTTATCATTTCATTGAACCGATTGATATGTTTAATTACATTAATATTTTCTTCCAATTGGCAACCTATTATTGTATGGTTTCTTATTTTTTGGTTCGGATAGAAAAACCATCAAAATTTAACCGCTAATTCATCGTATTTTGTATCGTTAAATTTTGTATATTTGCACGCAATTTAACTACAAATTGCAACAATGAAAGCACACACAACAAAAATCATCGGCGAAGGTTTAACTTACGATGATGTTCTGCTGATTCCCAACTACTCTGAAGTTTTACCCCGCGAAGTAAGTATTCAATCTAAATTTTCCAGAAATATTACGCTGAATGTTCCAATTGCCTCTGCTGCAATGGATACGGTGACCGAAAGTTCGATGGCGATTGCGATGGCTCAAGAAGGCGGCATTGGCGTTTTGCATAAAAATATGTCCATCGAGCAACAAGCTGCGAAAGTTCGAAAAGTGAAACGAGCAGAAGCAGGAATGATTTTGGATCCTGTCACTTTACCTTTAACAGCAACCGTTGGCGATGCAAAAGCAGCAATGCGTGAATTTAGCATTGGCGGAATTCCGGTTGTGGATGAAAACGGAATTTTAAAAGGAATTGTGACAAATCGTGATTTGCGTTTTGAAAAGATAAACTCCCGTTCGATTTTAGAAGTAATGACGGCTGAAAATTTAATCACAGCTGAGGAAGGAACGACTTTGCAACAAGCAGAAGGAATTTTGCAACAAAATAAAATTGAAAAACTTCCGGTGATTGATAAAAACTACAAATTGGTTGGGTTAATTACCTTTCGGGATATTACAAAACTGACTCAAAAACCAATTGCCAATAAAGATAAATTCGGTCGTTTGCGTGTGGCTGCTGCTCTTGGCGTAACGGCTGATGCGTTAGAACGTGCTACAGCTTTGGTGAATGCCGGTGTGGATGCGGTTATAATCGATACAGCTCACGGACATACGCAAGGTGTGGTAACGGTTTTGAAACAAGTGAAAGCTAAGTTTCCAGATTTGGATGTGGTGGTTGGAAATATCGCTACACCCGAAGCGGCTTTATATTTAGTTGAAAACGGAGCTGATGCCGTGAAAGTTGGAATCGGACCAGGTTCAATTTGTACCACACGAGTGGTTGCCGGAGTTGGATTTCCACAGTTTTCTGCGGTGTTGGAAGTCGCAGCTGCCATTAAGGGTAGCGGAGTTCCGGTGATTGCGGATGGCGGAATTCGTTACACAGGAGATATTCCGAAAGCGATTGCTGCCGGAGCCGATTGTGTGATGTTAGGTTCGCTATTGGCCGGAACAAAAGAATCGCCTGGTGAAACTATTATTTTTGAAGGAAGAAAATTCAAATCGTATCGCGGAATGGGTTCGGTGGAAGCAATGCAAGAAGGTTCAAAAGACCGTTATTTTCAAGATGTGGAAGATGATGTGAAGAAACTTGTTCCGGAAGGAATTGTAGGACGAGTTCCATACAAAGGAGAATTAAACGAAAGTATGCAACAATTCATTGGCGGTCTTCGTGCCGGAATGGGTTATTGTGGAGCAAAAGATATTCCGACTTTACAAGAAACAGGCAGATTCGTTCGAATTACAGCGAGTGGAATAGGGGAAAGCCATCCGCATAATGTGACGATTACTAAGGAGGCTCCGAATTATTCGAGGTAAAATTTTTATTAAAATTATATTTATAGAGTCTAAGCCCACGGTTAAAACGTGGGCTTTTTTTTAGTTTTTCATAAAAATATTATTTGCTAGCAACATAATCCCAGCCCACGGTTTAAACCGTGGGCTATTTTTACCGAAAACAAAAATCCCTCCCACATCGTGGAAAGGATTTTGGTGGTCGGGGTGGCAGGATTATTCCATGAACCTGAATTAAGGAAATGTTGCTCACCAAAATCCTTTGAGCTTTGCTCTGAGTTATTTTTTTGTTTTCCAACCTTACAAGCAAACTTGACGGTTCAGAAAACAAAAAATCCCTCCCACATCGTGGAAAGGATTTTGGTGGTCGGGGTGGCAGGATTCGAACCTGCGGCCTCCTGCTCCCAAAGCAGGCGCGATAACCGGGCTACGCTACACCCCGCAAAAGAAATAAATTTTCTCTATTAGAGGGTGCAAATATACTATTAAAATTAGTTTTACCAAACCTAATTTTAAATAAAATTATACTATTCAAAAATTATTAAAACTAATCAACAATTAAGAATTAATTTTTATTTAAAACTTACATTTGCATCGAAATTTAGAAATCAAAATTATGTCTGATACAATAGAAAAAGTTAAGTGCTTAATTATAGGTTCCGGTCCTGCAGGTTATACGGCTGCAATTTATGCTGCCAGAGCCAATATGTTTCCGGTTTTGTACCAAGGAACGCAACCCGGTGGTCAATTAACAACTACCAACGAAGTTGAAAATTTTCCGGGTTATCCTGATGGCGTGACCGGACCGGAAATGATGGTTCAATTACAGGAGCAAGCCAAACGTTTCGGAACGGATATTCGTGATGGTTGGGCAACCAAAGTTGATTTTTCGGGACCGATTCATAAGGTTTGGGTAAATGATACGAAAGAAATTCATTGTGAAACTGTAATTATTTCTACCGGAGCTTCGGCAAAATATTTAGGATTACCATCGGAACAACATTATTTGCAAATGGGTGGTGGCGTTTCTGCTTGTGCCGTTTGCGACGGATTTTTTTACAGAAATCAAGAAGTTGTAATCGTTGGAGCAGGTGATTCGGCTTGTGAAGAAGCTCATTACTTATCAAAATTATGTAAAAAAGTAACTATGTTGGTGCGAAGCGAGAAATTCCGTGCGTCAAAAATTATGGAAGCAAGAGTTCGCAAAACTGAAAATATCGAGATTTTATTAAATACCGAAACCGTTGAAGTAAAAGGTGACGGACAAGTTGTAACTTCCGTTTTAGTAAAAGAAAGAACTACCGGAGTGGAAACTGAAATTCCTGCTACAGGATTTTTCGTTGCCATTGGTCATAAACCAAACACCGACATTTTTGCAGATTATTTAAAACTAGACGAAACCGGATATATCATCAACGTTCCCGGAAGAGCATTAACCAATGTAGAAGGTGTTTTTGTTGCCGGAGATGCTGCCGATCATGTTTACAGACAAGCCATTACTGCAGCCGGAACCGGTTGTATGGCAGCTTTGGATGCTGAACGTTATTTGGCAAGTAAAGATTAAATAGAATTTAATATTCTAAAAAAATAGCCACGAATTCCACTAATTTACACGAATTAATTTGTGTAAATTAGTGGAATTCGTGGCTTTTACTTTAATTATTTGTGTTCAGAAAATTGACTGAAAGTTATTTTAATAGTTTTTTGTTGAGTGAAGATTCGTCTGCAAATCGTTTGATTTCGATAGTTGCATTTCCATAAAGAGTTGTTGCGGATTTACCTGAAGATTCTAAAACAAGTTTACTGGCTACTTGAACACTGTTTTTTGAACTTCCTTCTGTGATGACTGAAGCGGTTTGAGCTACTAAATTTTTTCCAATAAAATCGGAGCTGTTATCCATTCTTAGTTTTAAATCGTTGATGTCGCCTTCGATGTTGGCAGCTGCTTTTTGATACATATCGCATTTAAAATTAGAAGAACGAACTAAGGCTTTTACGTTTGTATTTTTGCTTAATTCAAAAATAGCATCATCGGATTTTAGGTTGATTTCAATTTTTGATTTATCGTTGGCAATCAAAGTAAAATTGGCACAATCTGCATTTAAAAATAAACGTGAATCGTCATAGCATTTGAATGTAACTTGGCTAAGTTTTACATCGGCTAGGGCTGTTACATTGGCATCGCCTTTGGCAACCAGCATTTTAAAACTATCGGTGTAGGTTATTCGGATACTGGTTTTTTTTGCTCCGGAAATATTGTGCACTAATCCGATGCGAAGGGTTGTTCCATTTAGTTTGATGTCAAAGGATTCGTGCGTGTTGTCGTCTGCTTCAATTTCGATGGAAGGTTGATCGCCTTTTACGATAAAAACATCAATGTCGTCTTCTACTTCGAGGCTGTCGAAGTTGCCAATTTCTTTTTGTGAGATGGTTACAATTTTAGAGGCTTTGAGTTTTTCTTTTTTTTGACTCCATGTTACGGTGGAAAAAAGAATAGCTGCGAATAGGATTAGAAATTTTTTCATTTTGATGTAGTTTATAAAGCAAATATAAAAAAACATCCCGATTTTTAAACGGGATGTTTGTAAAGATATGATTTTTTGCACGCTTTTAGTAGCCTATAGTTCACTTTCTAGCCCTGACCGACCGGTTATCCCACGCTTTTGCGTGGATAATAGGGAGGGCAGGAACATGGATGGCATAGAAGCCCAAGCCACTCGCTCCTAATTAATTTGAACGAACGGATCCACCAGAAGAGGTTACTTTGGTCACGGTTTTGGGTGTGTTGTGGTATTTTATATCGCTTCCGCTCGAAGCTTTTGCGTCTAAACTCAAGATGGGATGCACATCGATGGAGCTGCCGCTGGACGATTTGGCAGTCACATCGTTGGTGAGCAATTCGTCGGCTTCGATGTCGCTTCCGCTGGATGATTCTGCTTCGAGTTTTAAGGCTTTTCCTTTTACTTCGATTTCGCTTCCGCTACTGGAGTCGCAAGTAAGTCTTTCGGCTTCTACGGTTAGTTTTATTTCACTTCCGCTGGATGCTTTTGTTTCGAGTGAGCTCACAACGAGAGTGTTTTTACTTTTTATAGAAGCTCCGCTGGACGTTCTAAGCGATTCGATGTTTGGCAACGACACAAAAACGGTTTTGGATTTGGTGTTTTTGACACTTTTTTCCATTGCTATTTTTAATGTTCCGTCTATAATATTGGTTGTGATGAACTCGATAATGTTGTCATCGGCTTTTACTTGGATAGATTTTGAATCGCTTTGCGTTACTTCTACATCGATTCCGTGTGATACTTCGATGTTGGTGAATTCACCGGTTACGGGTCGGTTTACCGTTGTAACGTTTCCGCTTCCTTTGACAGCATCGCCTAAATCTAAACTAAATTGACAGGATGCAAACAAAAGAGCTGTGATTAATGCAACAACTGTTTTGGTAAGGTAAACGATAAACTTGATCATGGTTTGTTTGTTTTTATGATTACACCTTCTTTATTGATTTCTAAACCTTTGAATTTTCTTTTTTCTTCTGATTTATTGGTCTCTTTGATATGTATGCCATCGGTGCTGATTGTTACAGTTGAAGAAACTGAATCGTCTGTTGCATCTGTTTCAACATCGTTGTATTCGTTTTCTTCAATCGGACAGTTCAGGCACTTGATTTGCTCTTTGGTCACTTTATAGATGTAGTCCTCTGAGCTGTAATGCAAATTGAAAAAGCCATTGTTTGATGAATCAAAACGTTGTACAGTGCTATCGGGTCTTAGAATTGTTCCTTGTGGCAAGTATAAATACAATTCAACTTCCTGACTTCTGTATTTGTTTTTTAAATCGGTAATGAAATAATTGTCTAAAATTAATTTATTTCCTTCAAATTTAAAAGCATAATTTATTTTTTCTGCTCTTTTTTTGGCTTCAGTCATTGATTTTCCTTCTGCTCTTTTTTCAATTTGCAAATAGGGTTGAGCTTCGTCAGTATAAATCAATTCAATACTGATTTGATTTGAATAGATGATGTCGTTACCGTTTTCATCTTGCGTTACTTCAAAATCATTGTAATGAAAATCTTTAGCATAATAATCGTTGAATTTAAATTGAATATCCAACGTATCATTTGGCATTAGGTTCAGTGTTTCTTTTTGCACGATTTTTCCGTTGTAGGCAATTTCAGTGGCTTGTTTTATTCCGAATGAAATTAAAATTCCAACTGCAATTAACCATAACGCTAACAACGTATATTTTGCAACATTTCCAATTGATTTCATGTTTGTAATTAGCAGTTTTAATCCTAAAATAAGTAGGAAGAAAAACGGAATTCCGATTGCTAAAACACTTAAAATTACTACCAACCAAATTGGAAATTCGCTCACAATTACGGCATCATAATAACTTTGCCATGGCATATCTACAAATGTGGTTGAACCGAATGTAAATCCACCAATTAACACTCCACCTAAAACAAATATGGAAAACATTAGAATAATAGCTCCGATGAATTTAGCAAAAATGCTGAAAATGGTCATAAACACTTCTCCAATGGCAGAACCTACTTTTTCAGCTCCCGATTTTGCTGCGTTTCCCATTTTTTCGTAATCTGCATTTTCTACTTTTTCTGAAAAAGAGGCAAATTCTTCACGAACTTTTTTTTCGATGTTGCTCAAATTAACCGGTTCTCCGGTCATTTGAAGTTTCTCGGTCGTCGTTTGTGCTTTAGGGATCAAAATCCATAACAAAATGTAGAGAAAGATTGGAAATCCAACCCCGGCAATTACGATTAATACTAAGGCTAAACGAATCCACAAAGCATCAATACCAAAATAATGACCTAATCCAGCAGAAACTCCACCTAAAATGTTTTTATCTATATCGCGGTATAATTTTTTAGAAGATTTAGAAGTGGTATTAAAGTTAGATTGCGTAGCTTCTCCTTCTTCTTCAATTCTGTAATCTTCCGGTTGACCCATTACGGCGATCATAGCATCAACATCTTTGAGGTTGATTACTTGTTTGTCTGCTTCTTTGTTTTCGGTAAAAATTTCCGAAATTCTCATTTCGATGTCTTTCATAATTTCATCTTGACCGGATGAGTTTGAAAGCGAACGTTTTATAGCATCGAAATAACGATTTAATTTTTGAAAGGCATCTTCGTCTATGTGAAAGAATAAACCTCCTAAATTTATATTTACTGTTTTGTTCATGACGATTATTTTTGATTGGTTATGGTGTTCACAGCGTTTGATAATTCTCCCCAAGTGCTGTTTAGTTCGGTTAAAAATTGTTTTCCTATTTCGGTGAGGGCGTAGTATTTTCTAGGCGGTCCCGAAGTTGATTCCTCCCAACGATAGTTGAGTAATCCGTCATTTTTTAATCTGGTTAGGAGCGGATAAACTGTACCCTCCACAACCAACAATTTAGCGTTTTTCAAGGTGTCTAAAATTTCAGAGGTATAGGCTTCTTTTTCCTTTAAGACTGAAAGTATACAGAACTCTAAAACACCTTTTCGCATCTGGGCTTTTGTGTTTTCAATATTCATAATTCATGATAAGATTTTTAGTTTAACTAATTCGTTTTTTGATTTGATTGATTTGCCTTTCGGCGATGATTGATTTGATGATTGAAACTCTTATTTGATAAAATTAATGGTAAACGGATATTTGTAAACAGATCCTTCGTTAGCTCTCACGGTTCCTAAAATAACCAAAATGAATTCTGCAATGGTCCAAATTCCTAAAACGGATAATGAGATAATTCCGGCTGTGATTAAATCAATCGGAATAACATCGCCACCTGCATTTTCAATTTCGATGTAGTTTGCTATTGAGCCAATAAAAAAGATACCTAATACAATGGCAATAACTATACTGTATGCCAAAATACTTAAATGAAAATTGACAACTGCTTTTCCGTTTTCATCAACATACTCTGATTGATGTTTCTTTGTTTGCCAAATAATCAAGGGAACTACTATTCCTGCAAAAGGAATAAGATACTTTGCAAATGCACTTAAATGCAATAATGCTGCTGTTGTTTTTTCGTTTTGTGATGTCATAATTAAAAGTATATAATAATATCCTATGCAAATATATGTCTAAAAAAAGGTATTGTGTTACGCATAGTACTGATATTTAACATAAAATTAACAATTTAAAGTTATTGAAATAAAGCTTATATTTACCAAAAAAATCAGTGTTTATGCAGTTTACAGCCGGAAATATCAATACATTTTTATTTTTTAAATTACCTTCCGCTTTTTGGTGTGGCGTTCGAGCAAAATCGTTGGATAACGACCAATGTACTGTGACAGTCAAACACCGATGGTTTAATCAAAATCCGTTTAATTCGATGTATTTTGCTGTTCAGGCAATGGCTGCAGAGCTTTCAACGGGAGCTTTAGTAATGTATCAAATTAAGAAAAGTGGTAAAAAAATTTCCATGCTTGTAGCCAATAACAAAGGTAACTTTACCAAAAAAGCTACCGGAAGAATCACTTTTGTTTGCAAAGACGGACATTTAATTGAGCAAGCTATTCAAAGAACTATTGCAACCGGAGAAGGACAAACTTTCTGGATGAAATCTTTCGGAAGAGATGAAAGAGGTGATCAAGTTTCTGAAATGGAATTCGAATGGAGTGTGCGTTTAAAACAATAGTTTATTCCTTTTTGCCTTCTATGACAACCCTTAAACTAATCCTAATTAACTTTACTTTTAGACCGTTTGCCTGTAACTTTGTATAAAAATAAGCTATGAAAATATTAATCACAGGTGCTACTGGACTGGTTGGCAAAGAATTGATTGCCCTGTTATTAGAAAAAGGAAATGAGATTCATTACCTCACCACTTCTCAATCAAAAATCGAAAGTAAACCGCATTATCAGGGTTTCTATTGGAATCCGGATCAAAGTATTATTGATGAAAATTGTTTAATGGGCGTGGATGCCATCATTCATTTGGCCGGAGCAACTGTCTCCAAACGATGGACAACTAATTATAAACAGGAAATTATTGAAAGCCGAACGCTTTCGTCTAATTTATTATACACTTGTTTAAAAAATCATCCCAATCAAGTGAAACAAATTGTTTCTGCTTCTGCGATTGGAATTTATCCTGACAGTTTAAATCACATTTACACCGAAGAAAACAAATCCATTGATGATGGCTTTTTAGGTCATGTGGTGATGAAGTGGGAGGAAAGCGTGGATGTTTTCAGTCGACTAAACATCAAAGTTTGTAAACTCAGAACCGGTTTGGTCTTATCAAAAAAAGGAGGAGCTTTAACCGAAATGCTAAAACCAATCAAAATAGGATTAGGTTCTCCTTTTGGATCAGGAAAACAAGTGCAATCGTGGATTCATGTGGAAGATTTAGCTGCAATGTATTTCTTCGCCGTTCAAAACCAGTGGGAAGGTGTTTTTAATGGCGTAGCACCCAATCCGGTAACCAATGCAGAATTAACAAAAGCCATTGCTAAAACAATCAACAAACCATTATTTATGCCAAACATTCCGAAGTTTGCCATGAAATTGGTGTTGGGCGAAATGCACGAACTTTTATTTTCAAGTCAAAATGTGAGTTCGGCAAAAGCAGAGAAAAATGGATTTCAATTTCGATACCGCGATTTAGCCAAAACATTAGATAATTTGTTGTCATAAAAGAAGCTCCTCAATTGAGGAGCTTCTTGTTATTAGTAAGATGAATTAATAATTATTTTGTTGCAGTAATGCTAACTTTTAATTCGATTTCGTCGTTTACGAATTTATCTTTTAAATCGTCAAAAACAGATTTTGAAGCGTAGTTTACATTCCATTGCGTTCTGTCGATTTTGAATGTTTCACTGTTTAATGTTACATTATCTCCATCAACAGCAATTGTAGCAGGGAAAGAAACCGGTTTAGTAATTCCTTTTAAAGTTAAATTACCTGAAACAGTAGTAACGGCATCAACCGTTGCAACAGATGTAATTTCAAAAGTTCCTTCAGGGAATTTTTTAGTATTAAAGAAATGATCTGCATCTTCTTCTTTACCTAAACCTTTCAAGTGACCTTCTAAATCTTCTTTTCCGTCTGCGGCAGTTAAATCTAAAACAGTAATACTATTCATATCGATAGTAAAATTACCACTTTCAACTTTTCCGTTATTTAACGCTAATTCTCCTTTTGAAAGAGCAATTGTTCCGTTGTGTTTTCCGGC
Coding sequences within it:
- a CDS encoding lysoplasmalogenase family protein, producing MNKQKPALYLYLISSLLVVIAVLFDLQELELFAKPIVIPAIYFYYLQHRFKRINWWFSVSLLACFVGDILVLLDPDFDVLWIILCFFISYCILIKFGIDDLVPQKLSLSNIVLGVLIVIFLLFVLFSIIDLIEPESTERYIIFLFYGFTLLILTVLSLINFFSEASKAALYFSIMALCIVISDVFYSFYHFIEPIDMFNYINIFFQLATYYCMVSYFLVRIEKPSKFNR
- the guaB gene encoding IMP dehydrogenase, with translation MKAHTTKIIGEGLTYDDVLLIPNYSEVLPREVSIQSKFSRNITLNVPIASAAMDTVTESSMAIAMAQEGGIGVLHKNMSIEQQAAKVRKVKRAEAGMILDPVTLPLTATVGDAKAAMREFSIGGIPVVDENGILKGIVTNRDLRFEKINSRSILEVMTAENLITAEEGTTLQQAEGILQQNKIEKLPVIDKNYKLVGLITFRDITKLTQKPIANKDKFGRLRVAAALGVTADALERATALVNAGVDAVIIDTAHGHTQGVVTVLKQVKAKFPDLDVVVGNIATPEAALYLVENGADAVKVGIGPGSICTTRVVAGVGFPQFSAVLEVAAAIKGSGVPVIADGGIRYTGDIPKAIAAGADCVMLGSLLAGTKESPGETIIFEGRKFKSYRGMGSVEAMQEGSKDRYFQDVEDDVKKLVPEGIVGRVPYKGELNESMQQFIGGLRAGMGYCGAKDIPTLQETGRFVRITASGIGESHPHNVTITKEAPNYSR
- the trxB gene encoding thioredoxin-disulfide reductase, producing the protein MSDTIEKVKCLIIGSGPAGYTAAIYAARANMFPVLYQGTQPGGQLTTTNEVENFPGYPDGVTGPEMMVQLQEQAKRFGTDIRDGWATKVDFSGPIHKVWVNDTKEIHCETVIISTGASAKYLGLPSEQHYLQMGGGVSACAVCDGFFYRNQEVVIVGAGDSACEEAHYLSKLCKKVTMLVRSEKFRASKIMEARVRKTENIEILLNTETVEVKGDGQVVTSVLVKERTTGVETEIPATGFFVAIGHKPNTDIFADYLKLDETGYIINVPGRALTNVEGVFVAGDAADHVYRQAITAAGTGCMAALDAERYLASKD
- a CDS encoding GIN domain-containing protein, with the protein product MKKFLILFAAILFSTVTWSQKKEKLKASKIVTISQKEIGNFDSLEVEDDIDVFIVKGDQPSIEIEADDNTHESFDIKLNGTTLRIGLVHNISGAKKTSIRITYTDSFKMLVAKGDANVTALADVKLSQVTFKCYDDSRLFLNADCANFTLIANDKSKIEINLKSDDAIFELSKNTNVKALVRSSNFKCDMYQKAAANIEGDINDLKLRMDNSSDFIGKNLVAQTASVITEGSSKNSVQVASKLVLESSGKSATTLYGNATIEIKRFADESSLNKKLLK
- a CDS encoding head GIN domain-containing protein — its product is MIKFIVYLTKTVVALITALLFASCQFSLDLGDAVKGSGNVTTVNRPVTGEFTNIEVSHGIDVEVTQSDSKSIQVKADDNIIEFITTNIIDGTLKIAMEKSVKNTKSKTVFVSLPNIESLRTSSGASIKSKNTLVVSSLETKASSGSEIKLTVEAERLTCDSSSGSEIEVKGKALKLEAESSSGSDIEADELLTNDVTAKSSSGSSIDVHPILSLDAKASSGSDIKYHNTPKTVTKVTSSGGSVRSN
- a CDS encoding PspC domain-containing protein yields the protein MNKTVNINLGGLFFHIDEDAFQKLNRYFDAIKRSLSNSSGQDEIMKDIEMRISEIFTENKEADKQVINLKDVDAMIAVMGQPEDYRIEEEGEATQSNFNTTSKSSKKLYRDIDKNILGGVSAGLGHYFGIDALWIRLALVLIVIAGVGFPIFLYILLWILIPKAQTTTEKLQMTGEPVNLSNIEKKVREEFASFSEKVENADYEKMGNAAKSGAEKVGSAIGEVFMTIFSIFAKFIGAIILMFSIFVLGGVLIGGFTFGSTTFVDMPWQSYYDAVIVSEFPIWLVVILSVLAIGIPFFFLLILGLKLLITNMKSIGNVAKYTLLALWLIAVGILISFGIKQATEIAYNGKIVQKETLNLMPNDTLDIQFKFNDYYAKDFHYNDFEVTQDENGNDIIYSNQISIELIYTDEAQPYLQIEKRAEGKSMTEAKKRAEKINYAFKFEGNKLILDNYFITDLKNKYRSQEVELYLYLPQGTILRPDSTVQRFDSSNNGFFNLHYSSEDYIYKVTKEQIKCLNCPIEENEYNDVETDATDDSVSSTVTISTDGIHIKETNKSEEKRKFKGLEINKEGVIIKTNKP
- a CDS encoding PadR family transcriptional regulator: MNIENTKAQMRKGVLEFCILSVLKEKEAYTSEILDTLKNAKLLVVEGTVYPLLTRLKNDGLLNYRWEESTSGPPRKYYALTEIGKQFLTELNSTWGELSNAVNTITNQK
- a CDS encoding DUF4870 domain-containing protein, which translates into the protein MTSQNEKTTAALLHLSAFAKYLIPFAGIVVPLIIWQTKKHQSEYVDENGKAVVNFHLSILAYSIVIAIVLGIFFIGSIANYIEIENAGGDVIPIDLITAGIISLSVLGIWTIAEFILVILGTVRANEGSVYKYPFTINFIK
- a CDS encoding DUF4442 domain-containing protein, with translation MQFTAGNINTFLFFKLPSAFWCGVRAKSLDNDQCTVTVKHRWFNQNPFNSMYFAVQAMAAELSTGALVMYQIKKSGKKISMLVANNKGNFTKKATGRITFVCKDGHLIEQAIQRTIATGEGQTFWMKSFGRDERGDQVSEMEFEWSVRLKQ
- a CDS encoding TIGR01777 family oxidoreductase; this encodes MKILITGATGLVGKELIALLLEKGNEIHYLTTSQSKIESKPHYQGFYWNPDQSIIDENCLMGVDAIIHLAGATVSKRWTTNYKQEIIESRTLSSNLLYTCLKNHPNQVKQIVSASAIGIYPDSLNHIYTEENKSIDDGFLGHVVMKWEESVDVFSRLNIKVCKLRTGLVLSKKGGALTEMLKPIKIGLGSPFGSGKQVQSWIHVEDLAAMYFFAVQNQWEGVFNGVAPNPVTNAELTKAIAKTINKPLFMPNIPKFAMKLVLGEMHELLFSSQNVSSAKAEKNGFQFRYRDLAKTLDNLLS
- a CDS encoding YceI family protein, with protein sequence MKKTILSLVVLATLSLTSCKNDKVESTEAVDAAVATEEASTYTVDASKSTIEWVGSKPAGKHNGTIALSKGELALNNGKVESGNFTIDMNSITVLDLTAADGKEDLEGHLKGLGKEEDADHFFNTKKFPEGTFEITSVATVDAVTTVSGNLTLKGITKPVSFPATIAVDGDNVTLNSETFKIDRTQWNVNYASKSVFDDLKDKFVNDEIELKVSITATK